The genomic interval CGCCGTAAACCACCATAGATGCAGCAATAGCCAGCTTAAGGCAATGAGCGTAATTCCGGTGAGGACAATAGACCAAGGCTGACACCACCAGGGTTTGTAGCGCCAGACGTTTGCGGGTTTGCTTGCTGGAGGTTGAGACATTTTCTTCCTCAATATTTATGCTTTCAATTGCGTGTAATTCCAATTTGGATCAGATCTTCGATTTTTTTCAGATTGGGATCGCCGGCTAAATAGCCAATTCCGCGATGGATATGCTGGCGGCATTGCACCGCTAGAGTTTCGGGATTTGTTCCGAGACCATCATTGATACAGCGTTGTTTAAGAGCAACAGCGAAAATGTCGGCGAGTTCTCCTCCAAATACGTGCCAGGATAGTTCTACATTACTATCAGCCGGAATGGGAACGGGTGAGGGAATAGAAGGTTCGGCTAAAGAGCGGCAAAAGGCCCAGCGACAGAGCACATTCCAGCGATCGATTTTGGTGTAGCGTTTGAGTTTGATGAGTTGCTCTTTCGCTGTTTGCGACAGTTGTATTCTTTCTAGGGGGGGATTCACAATCGATTAAAAATGTAAAATTAACAATGGGTCTCGATCGCTCGTTATGGTGCTGCTTGTTCTATGCTGCGTTCGATGCGATCGGGAAGTAAGGGGAAAAAGTCTAGTTCGGTATCTCCCTCGACGCGATCGACGGAAACTCGATAGTCTTCCCAGTCCGTCCCCGCGACGGTTTGGTCGTTGGGCATTTGTACGGCGATCGCCTCTTCCACAATATTACCATCGAGGACGAGAATCACTTTCCAGGTAGACTGGGGAACGGCTATCTTACCATCAGCAATCGTTTTCAGTTGACCTAAAGGGCCGGCGACGATCGCCAGTTCTTTGCCTTGTTGCACTAAGCGCCGGGAATGTTCTTCTAACTCGCGCCAGACTTCGCGGTTATTGGCTGGTGCTTGCGGCATAATATTGGTCATCAGGAATGTTTTGGCATTATCATCGCTTGATTTTGCGCGATCGGCACTGGGAGTTAAGTGGCCGCGATCGTATCCCGTATTCCGATAATCGCTACTTTTCGCTTTATAACATCCTTCTGGCAGTTCGGAGTCCCGGCGGAAGTTGTCGGCGCGATCGACTTGTCCCAACCACTCTGAGGTTAATTGCCAACTGACCCAATTGGGAAGGCCTCGGGCGCAGTTATAGGATAGAGAATATTGAGGTCTGCTTAATAAATAATTGTCTAAGCTTTCCGTACTCGCAGCACTCGGATAACCAAACCGAACTTGTGGCTCGGAGGAAAGCCGCGACAACTCGCTACTCGTCAGGGTGCGATCGTTATTCTGAGTTTTCGGTAGAGACTCGCAAGCTTCGCCATCGCGATCGGGATCGAGACGGTGAGGATCGTCGGGGAAGGCATCTAAGACTTGCTGAGCTTCTTCCTGAGTGCTAAAGTCAGAGCAATTACAATCTGTATCGACGCAAGAGGGCAAGGGTGGCTCGCACGCCCCCAGCAGTAAACCAATTAAAACTAAAGACCATCGGACTCGCATAGTAACTCTATTCGTCCTTAACTTTAGATATGATATTCTCTCTTGCCTTTAGAGGGAAGTTGCTCTTTGATTTTTGAAGAGGCGACACCCGGATTTGAACCGGGGAATAGAGGTTTTGCAGACCCCTGCCTTACCGCTTGGCTATGTCGCCCTGTTTACGCACTTTTATTAGTATAGCAGAGTTAGCCGAATTTTAGCTAGGGATTTGTGCGAAAAAATCTCGCCAGTGTTGGACGGGAGAAATGAGGCGATCGCATACCCAATGGTCGAATTGAGGATAGACGGGCAACCGAGGAGACAACGACCATCCGGCTGGTTCGAGAAGCGATCGCAACTGTTCGGGAACGGGATGGGGATAATCGGGGTTGACTTCATCTTTCGGCCCTAGTCCGCCGAGATCGGTGGCTCCTGCTTCTAGACAGGCGAGCAAAAGATCGGGATAATTAACTAAATTGGGAGGAATCTGCAATGCAATATCTGCAGGCAAGATGGCTCGCGCTTGGCCAATGATGTCAGGCAGTTGGTGTAAGTCGAATCTTGGTAAAGGAAGAGCTTGTTGGCTTCCTAGGCTATGGGGTTGCAGGATAACTTCCTGAATGTGGCCGTAGCGTTGATGAATTTTGGAAATGGCTGCTAAGCTTTGCGATCGCTCTTCTTCGGTTTCCCCAATCCCTAATAGTATGCCCGTGGTGAAGGGAATCTGCAATTGTCCGGCCCATTCTAACTGTTGCAGCCGCAGTTTCGGCTGTTTGCTCGGCGCACGAGTATGGACGGTCTGCAATAAGCGCGGAGTCAGTTGCTCCAGCATCAATCCCATGGAAACATTCACCTGCTTTAACTTCTCCATTTCCTCCCAACTGAGAAGACCGACATTGGTATGAGGCAAAAATCCAAATGAGAGCGATCGCTCGCATACATTGTAAATTAGATTGAACCAAGCTTGACGGCGATCGCTGCGCGGATGAACCTCACCGCTCAGGATTAGTATTTCGCAGATTCCTTTACCCAGCAAGACTTGTAAGCGCTCTGTTGCCTCATTGGTGCTTAACCATTTATCTTCGCCCGGCGCCACCCGAAAGTTACAGTAACTGCATTGATTGAAACATTCGTAAGTCGGAACGAGAGTGTAAGCAGGGCTGTACGTTACATTTCGATACATATAGATGAAAGGCTTGACCGATAGAGGGCGATCGTCTGCGATCGACTCTAACTCAGGTTGGCGAAACGGTGGGAGACAGGCGATCGCGAAAAAAGTTTCTGAATCCCCTTTACAAAACTAAATGAATGCGTTAATCTAGTAAATGTAAGCGACAGTAAATCGCTACAGAACCTAGAAAATTACATAGCCATTATAAAACAATGACCACAACCCTACAGCAAAGCTCCAACGCGAGCGCTTGGGAACGGTTTTGCCAGTGGATCACTTCGACCGAAAACCGCCTCTATGTAGGCTGGTTCGGCGTTCTGATGATCCCCACTCTCTTAACCGCAACCATCTGCTACATCATTGCTTTCGTAGCAGCTCCTCCCGTTGACATCGACGGAATTCGCGAACCCGTAGCTGGTTCCTTACTGTACGGAAACAACATCATCTCCGGTGCTGTTGTCCCTTCTTCCAACGCAATTGGTCTCCACTTCTACCCCATCTGGGAAGCTGCTTCCTTAGATGAGTGGCTCTACAACGGTGGTCCTTACCAGTTAGTGGTCTTCCACTTCCTGATCGGAATCTTCACCTACATGGGTCGCGAGTGGGAATTGAGCTACCGCTTAGGTATGCGTCCTTGGATCTGCGTCGCTTACAGCGCTCCCGTAGCTGCTGCAACCGCAGTATTCCTGATCTACCCGATCGGACAAGGAAGCTTCTCTGACGGTATGCCCCTCGGAATCAGCGGAACCTTCAACTTCATGATCGTGTTCCAAGCCGAGCACAACATCCTGATGCACCCCTTCCACATGCTGGGAGTCGCTGGTGTATTCGGCGGTTCTTTGTTCTCCGCAATGCACGGTTCCTTGGTAACCTCCTCCTTAGTTCGCGAGACCACCGAAGTTGAATCTCAAAACTACGGTTACAAATTCGGACAAGAAGAAGAAACCTACAACATCGTTGCAGCACACGGCTACTTCGGTCGCCTGATCTTCCAATACGCTTCCTTCAACAACAGCCGCTCCTTGCACTTCTTCTTGGGTGCATGGCCGGTAGTCGGAATCTGGTTCACCGCACTGGGCGTAAGCACCATGGCGTTCAACCTCAATGGATTTAACTTCAACCAATCCATCATGGATTCTCAAGGACACGTAATCAACACCTGGGCGGATGTAATCAACCGCGCTAACCTGGGTATGGAAGTAATGCACGAGCGCAACGCTCACAACTTCCCCTTAGATTTGGCTGCTGGCGAAGCTGCTCCTGTTGCTTTGACCGCTCCTTCTATCAACGGTTAAGTTGAGAAAGATTTAAGATTGCTTTTGTTGTAATCAAATAATCAAAAAAAACGCTCTCCGCAAGGGGGGCGTTTTTTTTGTTTCTCCAATTGTTCCAGATTTATATAATTTTTAATTATATAAAACATATATAAATACAAACAACTTAATAAGGGGTTTACAAAAGGCGATCGCATTAGCTATGCTCTATCCTGTTTAGAGGGAAAATATTGACAGCAATCTAAATGGAATCACTTAGCCTAACTGAGCTTGCCAATAAATATAAATCGGACAAGGGGACAGAGTATTTCGATCGCCACGGTTATACGCTCGTCTATGAAACCCTATTTTCACCTCTTAAGTCGAAGCCGATAACCTTCTTAGAAATTGGCTTATGCATTGGCGGCCCTGAATTTGGGGAGCAATTTTTAAACCGAATACCTACCGATATGCCATCCATACGCATGTGGACAGAGTATTTTGATAATGCCAGTCTATATGGATTTGATATTAGTGACTTTAGCCATTTAGAATATGAATTTAGTAACTTTAAGTTTGTTAAGGGCGATCTGAGTTCTAAGCAGGATATTTTAAATTTAGTTGCGATCGCAGTTCGGAATGAAGGCAAGGAAAATTCAGCAGTTTACGATGTCATCTTGGATGATGCATCCCACGCTTCGTTTCATCAACAACATGCATTTTCCATCTTATTCCCTTATTTGCAGCCAAACGGGATTTACATCATCGAAGACTTGAACTGGCAAAGTCCCAATTACGAGGAGACACTTCCCAAGGTGCCGAAAACACTGGATGTATTGCGCGAGATTAAAAATGGAGGGGAATTATCAAACGACTATTTGTTTAGAAATGAAATGAGCGGATTAATTAATGAGATTGACTCTGTCGATCTCTTTTGCGATTCAAAGCTCGCTGTAATTAAGAAAAGTGGATACTAAACAAGTTACTTAATAATATGAAAATAAAGCAACCTCTCAAGTCAGAAACTGTATTTACTTATTGGGAAGGTAAATTTCCATTGGTGAATCGTATATCTACCCTTTCAATCCAAAAAGTTTTTAAGGAACGACATATTCATATTACACCAGAAACCTTAGGCGATTATATTGATGTCGATAAGTTTCCCGATTGGGTATTTAAGACGAATGTGGGACATCGCTCCGATACGATCCGGATGTCCCTGTTGAAAGAGTACGGCGGTTGGTGGTTTGATTGCGACATTCTGTTACATAAAAATCCACAAGAGTTGATCGAAGATCGTGCAAAATCCTATATTTGGACAGAAGCGGTTTCGGAAAAAAAATTTGCAGCTCATGGCATCTGTGCGGCAATCATGTACACGCCTCCCAATAGCGTATACATCAATGAAGTCTATCGAAGAGGGTGGAATTTTCAGAACTCCTTGAAGGTCGATCCAGAGTCAGAAGAAGGTTGGGTGGATTTGATGAGAGAATGTATTTCTAAGCCCGCCCTTGTGCCTG from Roseofilum casamattae BLCC-M143 carries:
- a CDS encoding DNA/RNA non-specific endonuclease codes for the protein MRVRWSLVLIGLLLGACEPPLPSCVDTDCNCSDFSTQEEAQQVLDAFPDDPHRLDPDRDGEACESLPKTQNNDRTLTSSELSRLSSEPQVRFGYPSAASTESLDNYLLSRPQYSLSYNCARGLPNWVSWQLTSEWLGQVDRADNFRRDSELPEGCYKAKSSDYRNTGYDRGHLTPSADRAKSSDDNAKTFLMTNIMPQAPANNREVWRELEEHSRRLVQQGKELAIVAGPLGQLKTIADGKIAVPQSTWKVILVLDGNIVEEAIAVQMPNDQTVAGTDWEDYRVSVDRVEGDTELDFFPLLPDRIERSIEQAAP
- a CDS encoding capsular polysaccharide synthesis protein translates to MKIKQPLKSETVFTYWEGKFPLVNRISTLSIQKVFKERHIHITPETLGDYIDVDKFPDWVFKTNVGHRSDTIRMSLLKEYGGWWFDCDILLHKNPQELIEDRAKSYIWTEAVSEKKFAAHGICAAIMYTPPNSVYINEVYRRGWNFQNSLKVDPESEEGWVDLMRECISKPALVPGLEVVVGDCAPFYNMDDMNHWWECWDGTLRLSNFQYGVQFNTSFIRRSLFLPPHYAELPDRILSLSSVEELKKEFPESNLAEYAALENITDAEINEILLALGHGSPKVYS
- the cofG gene encoding 7,8-didemethyl-8-hydroxy-5-deazariboflavin synthase subunit CofG, coding for MYRNVTYSPAYTLVPTYECFNQCSYCNFRVAPGEDKWLSTNEATERLQVLLGKGICEILILSGEVHPRSDRRQAWFNLIYNVCERSLSFGFLPHTNVGLLSWEEMEKLKQVNVSMGLMLEQLTPRLLQTVHTRAPSKQPKLRLQQLEWAGQLQIPFTTGILLGIGETEEERSQSLAAISKIHQRYGHIQEVILQPHSLGSQQALPLPRFDLHQLPDIIGQARAILPADIALQIPPNLVNYPDLLLACLEAGATDLGGLGPKDEVNPDYPHPVPEQLRSLLEPAGWSLSPRLPVYPQFDHWVCDRLISPVQHWRDFFAQIPS
- a CDS encoding DUF6737 family protein, which translates into the protein MSQPPASKPANVWRYKPWWCQPWSIVLTGITLIALSWLLLHLWWFTAIASLPILVWMSYFTLIWPKLMAESGLLPNESPKPE
- the dndE gene encoding DNA sulfur modification protein DndE translates to MNPPLERIQLSQTAKEQLIKLKRYTKIDRWNVLCRWAFCRSLAEPSIPSPVPIPADSNVELSWHVFGGELADIFAVALKQRCINDGLGTNPETLAVQCRQHIHRGIGYLAGDPNLKKIEDLIQIGITRN
- the psbA gene encoding photosystem II q(b) protein, which translates into the protein MTTTLQQSSNASAWERFCQWITSTENRLYVGWFGVLMIPTLLTATICYIIAFVAAPPVDIDGIREPVAGSLLYGNNIISGAVVPSSNAIGLHFYPIWEAASLDEWLYNGGPYQLVVFHFLIGIFTYMGREWELSYRLGMRPWICVAYSAPVAAATAVFLIYPIGQGSFSDGMPLGISGTFNFMIVFQAEHNILMHPFHMLGVAGVFGGSLFSAMHGSLVTSSLVRETTEVESQNYGYKFGQEEETYNIVAAHGYFGRLIFQYASFNNSRSLHFFLGAWPVVGIWFTALGVSTMAFNLNGFNFNQSIMDSQGHVINTWADVINRANLGMEVMHERNAHNFPLDLAAGEAAPVALTAPSING